In Streptomyces sp. NBC_00683, the DNA window TCCTCGACCTGCTCGACGACCTCGCGCTCGCGCACGGCCTGCACGCCACGGACCAGCTGTCGGTCCGCGTCGAGGACCTGACGGTCATCGCCGACGCCATGCGCCGCCTGCGGGAGAACCCCCCGGCCGCGCTGGCCGGCCTTCCCGTCACCTCGGCCGAGGACCTGTCCCGGGGTTCGGAGCAGCTGCCGCCCACGGACGGTCTGCGCTACCACCTCACGGGCGCCCGGGTCATCGTCCGCCCGAGCGGCACCGAGCCGAAGCTCAAGTGCTACCTGGAGGTCGTGGTGCCGGTCGCCTCGGCGGACGAGCTGCCCGCGGCCCGGGAACGGGCCACGGAACTGCTCGGCGGCATCAAGCGCGACCTGGCTGCCGCCGCCGGCATCTGAGGGTCGAGGGCGGGGCCGGTGCGTCCGGGCATCGGCTCCGCGCGTCCCTCGCGTCCCTCACGTCAGGGAGACCTACGGCGTACACGTCCGGCGCCTCAGGCGATCGCGAGCAGCACCACGAGCAGCACCGCGCCGACGACGGCCGGGGCGATCACCTCGTACGCCCAGCGCACCGACGCCGTGGTCACGGCCTCCTCGTCGCGCCTGCCCGCCCGCTCGGCCAGCTCCCTCAGGTCCCGCACGGACTGGTCGGCGGCGGCGGCGCGGGCCTGCATGTCGCGGACGTCGGCGTGCACGGAGGTCCGGCCGTACGGGTCGTCGTGCGCCTCCCGGGTCGCCTTCCGCGCCGCACGCTTGCGCTCGCGCAGCGATACGGGCACCGCCCACAGCTGGTACTTCCTGCCGTCCTGGGTGAACAGTTCGCTGGAGTACGAGGCCCGGACGTCGGAGACATCGGTCCAGGGCAGCACGATCGTCCGGAACGGGTTGCGGATGCGGATCCGCTCCTCGTCGGCGAACACCGCCGGCCGCAGGGTGAACGCCACGATCAGCGGAATCAGGGTCAGCAGCGCGGCCAGCGCCTGCCACGGCACCCATCCGTGGCCCCGGACCACCGCGTCGCCGCCGATCCAGCCGACCAGCAGGATCAGCAAGGCGCCGCTGACCAGCCCGGCAACCGACCGGAAGGTCCGGTCGGCGTAGGCGGGCTCGGCGGGAGGTGTGGGGCTCGTCATGGTCCCGATTCTGCCTGACGGGCGCGGGCGGTGGCGGGGGGCCCGTCCGGCGGCCCCGTCCGGCCTGCGGGAGACGCGGAAACGGGGAGGGCCCTGTACAGGTCGCTACGCGCGTAGATATGCTCATGTGGTGACCATGCCCACCACTGCACCTGCATTCGCCGACGCGACGGCGTCCGACAGTGCGCTGCGCCGCTTCCTGCACGGGCTGCCCGGCGTCGACACCGTCGGCCTCGAAGCGCGCGCCGCCTCTCTCGGTACCCGATCGATCAAGACGACTGCCAAGGCGTACGCCATCGATCTCGCCATTTCGATGATCGACCTGACGACGCTGGAAGGCGCGGACACCCCGGGCAAGGTCCGGGCTCTCGCCGCCAAGGCCGTCAACCCCGACCCCACCGACCGCACGACCCCGCGCACCGCCGCGGTCTGCGTCTACCCCGACATGGCGGCGACCGCCGCCGCAGCACTGGCCGGCTCCGGAGTGAAGGTGGCGTCCGTCGCGACGGCCTTCCCCGCCGGGCGCGCCGCGCTGGACGTCAAGCTCGCGGACGTCCGCGACGCCGTGGCGGCAGGGGCCGACGAGATCGACATGGTGATCGACCGCGGTGCCTTCCTCTCCGGCCGTTACCTGAAGGTGTACGAGGAGATCCTCGCCGTGAGGGCCGAGTGCGGCTCGGCCCGGCTGAAGGTGATCTTCGAGACCGGCGAGCTGTCCACGTACGACAACATCCGGCGGGCCTCGTGGCTCGGGATGCTGGCGGGCGCGGACTTCATCAAGACCTCGACCGGCAAGGTCGGGACCAACGCCACACCGGCGAACACGCTGCTGATGCTGGAGGCCGTGCGCGACTTCCGGGAGCAGACCGGAGTGCAGATCGGTGTGAAGCCCGCGGGCGGCATCCGCACGTCCAAGGACGCGATCAAGTTCCTGGTCCTGGTGAACGAGACCGCGGGCGAGGACTGGCTGGACAACCACTGGTTCCGCTTCGGCGCCTCCAGCCTGCTGAACGACCTGCTGATGCAGCGCCAGAAGCTCAGCACCGGCCGTTACTCCGGCCCCGATTACGTGACGGTGGACTGATCCCCATGGCATCTGCATTCGATTACGCACCGGCTCCGGAGTCCCGCTCCGTCGTCGACATCGCCCCCTCGTACGGCCTGTTCATCGACGGCGAGTTCACCGAGGCCGCCGACGGCAAGGTCTTCAAGACGGTCAGCCCGTCGTCCGAGGAGGTGCTCTCCGAGGTCGCCCGCGCCGGCGCCGAGGACGTGGACCGGGCCGTGAAGGCCGCCCGCAGGGCGTTCGAGAAGTGGTCGGCGCTGCCCGGCTCCGAGCGCGCCAAGTACCTGTTCCGGATCGCCAGGATCATCCAGGAGCGCTCCCGCGAACTGGCCGTCCTGGAGACCCTGGACAACGGCAAGCCGATCAAGGAGACCCGCGACGCGGACCTCCCGCTGGTCGCCGCGCACTTCTTCTACTACGCGGGCTGGGCCGACAAGCTCGACCACGCCGGGTACGGGGCCGACCCGCGCCCGCTCGGTGTGGCCGGACAGATCATCCCGTGGAACTTCCCGCTCCTGATGCTCGCGTGGAAGATCGCCCCGGCGCTCGCCACCGGCAACACGGTCGTGCTGAAGCCCGCCGAGACGACCCCGCTCTCCGCGCTCTTCTTCGCCGACATCTGCCGTCAGGCGGGCCTGCCCAAGGGTGTCGTCAACATCCTGACGGGATACGGGGACGCGGGTTCGGCCCTCGTCGAGCACCCCGACGTCAACAAGGTCGCCTTCACGGGATCGACCGCGGTCGGCAAGGCCATCGCCCGCCAGATCGCCGGCACGGGCAAGAAGGCCACGCTGGAACTGGGCGGCAAGGGCGCCAACATCGTCTTCGACGACGCGCCCGTCGACCAGGCCGTCGAGGGCATCGTCAACGGGATCTTCTTCAACCAGGGCCAGGTCTGCTGCGCGGGCTCGCGGCTCCTCGTACAGGAGTCCGTCCAGGACGAGGTGCTGCACTCCCTCAAGCGCCGTCTGTCCACGCTCCGCCTCGGCGACCCGCTGGACAAGAACACCGACATCGGCGCGATCAACTCCGAGGAGCAGCTCTCCCGGATCACCGCGCTCGTCGAGACGGGCGAGGCGGAGGGCGCCGAGCGCTGGTCCGCCCCGTGCGAACTGCCGTCCTCCGGCTACTGGTTCGCGCCGACCCTGTTCACCGGCGTCACGCAGGCGCACCGGGTGGCCCGCGACGAGATCTTCGGTCCGGTGCTGTCGGTGCTCTCCTTCCGTACGCCGGACGAGGCCGTCGCCAAGGCCAACAACAGCCAGTACGGCCTCTCGGCGGGCATCTGGACGGAGAAGGGCTCCCGCATCCTCGCGGTGGCGAACAAGCTCCGTGCGGGCGTCGTCTGGGCCAACACGTTCAACAAGTTCGACCCGACCTCGCCGTTCGGCGGATACAAGGAGTCGGGCTTCGGCCGCGAAGGCGGCCGCCACGGTCTGGAGGCCTACCTCGATGTCTGACGGACGACTGAGCGTCTTCAAGACCTACAAGCTGTACGTCGGGGGCAAGTTCCCCCGCTCCGAGAGCGGCCGGGTGTACGAGGTGACGGACTCCAAGGGCAGGTGGCTGGCGAACGCCCCGCAGTCCTCCCGCAAGGACGCGCGCGACGCCGTCGTGGCCGCGCGCAAGGCGTTCGGCGGCTGGTCGGGAGCGACCGCGTACAACCGCGGCCAGGTCCTCTACCGCGTCGCGGAGATGCTGGAGGGCCGCCGGGAGCAGTTCGTACGGGAGGTGGCGGACGCCGAGGGACTGTCGAAGTCCAAGGCGGCGGCCGTCGTCGACGCGGCGATCGACCGCTGGGTCTGGTACGCGGGCTGGACCGACAAGATCGGCCAGATCGTGGGCGGGGCGAACCCGGTCGCGGGGCCGTACTTCAACCTGTCCACCCCGGAGCCGACCGGTGTCGTCACGGTCCTGGCCCCGCAGGAGTCGTCGTTCCTGGGCCTGATCTCGGTGATCGCACCGGTGATCGCCACCGGTAACACGGCGGTCGTCATCGCCTCGGCCGACGCCCCGCTGCCCGCGCTCTCGCTGGGCGAGGTGCTGGCCACCTCGGACCTGCCGGGTGGTGTGGTGAACATCCTGTCGGGGAAGACCGCGGAGCTCGCCGCTCCGCTGGCGTCCCACCAGGACGTCAACGCGATCGATCTCACGGGTGCGGTCGCGGGCAGCGAGCTCGCGAAGGACCTGGAGATCGCGGCGGCGGACAACGTGAAGCGGGTTCTTCGTCCACAGGCTGTGGACAGCGCGGACTGGACCGCCGATCCGGGCACGCGCCGCCTGACGGCCTTCCTGGAGACCAAGACGGTCTGGCACCCGACGGGCGCCCTGGGAGCCTCCGGCTCCTCGTACTGACGCTCAAAGGCCCTCTGGGCGCACGCAGGGCCGCTCCCCGGGGCGGCCCTGCGTGCTGTGCGCACCGTGCGCGCGTCAGCCGGTGATCAGGCCGGTCACCTGTCCCACCACGGGCAGGTCGCCGAGCGCCGCGCCACTGGTCAGCGGGTCGGTCACGATGGCCGTCGTCACCGGCTTGAAGTCGGCGATCTGGGTACCCACGGCGTTGTCCAGCGGGTCCACCCCCGTCCCGGCCAGCGGGTCGAGCTGCAGATCGGTGACGGGGGCGACGGCACCGGCGAGCCCGTAGCCGAGCGCGCTGGTCAGGGCGGGCGCCGCCGCGTCGCTGACCGCCCCGAGGGTGCTGTCCGCGCCGGTGGCCGGAGCGGCGGGCAGCGGTGCCGCCTGGGCCGCCGCACCTCCCGCACCGAGCGCCGCGCCCAGCGCGGTGAGGGTCAGGCCGGCGCGCAGCAGGGCGCGGCGCCGGGGCTTGGAGAGTGCATGACGTGCCATGTTTTCCCACCTGATCGAGGCTGTTTGAGTAATCATCCGTGCGCGCAGAGTAGTTGAGGTGTGATGCTCGATACCAACAGGACCTCCCGGGGATCCCCTGCGCGGGTCAATGCCTCACACTTCTGTTCTGTGAGTTCCCAACCGATCCCCACTCGAGTCGTGCTGCTCGCCGGTCCCTCCGGCTCCGGCAAGTCCTCCCTCGCCGCCCGCACCGGTCTTCCGGTCCTGCGGCTGGACGACTTCTACAAGGAGGGCAACGACCCGACGCTGCCTCTGGTCACCGGCAGCACGGACATCGACTGGGACTCGGCGCGGTCCTGGGACGCGGACGGGGCGGTCGCCGCCATCGCCGAGCTGTGCCGCACCGGGCGTACGAACGTCCCGGTGTACGACATCGCCACGAGCTCCCGGGTCGACCGTGAGGCGCTCGACATAGAGCGCACGCCCCTGTTCGTCGCCGAGGGCATCTTCGCCGCGGACATCGTGGAGCGCTGCCAGGAACTGGGGCTGCTCGCGGACGCGCTGTGCCTGCGCGGGCGCCCGTCGACGACGTTCCGGCGGCGGCTGCTGCGGGATCTGCGCGAGGGCCGGAAGTCGGTTCCGTTCCTGCTGCGCCGCGGCTGGCGCCTGATGCGGGCCGAGCGGCGCATCGTGGCCCGCCAGACCGCGCTGGGCGCGTACCCGTGCGGCAAGGCCGAGGCCCTGGGCCGCCTGGCCGCGGCCGCGGCGGGCCGCTGCCGCCGGACGACGGCGGCGGCAGCCTCACCGGCCCCGCCCGCGCCCTGACACTCGGACCGCAACGCACGACGCAGCGGGGCCGGACAGGACCCCCCGGCCCGTCCGACCCCGCCACGCACTTCCCCCGTACCGCCGCTTCCCCCGAAGCCGCGGCCCGTTCCCCCGTTCCCCCCTGCGCCTCAGGCCACCAGCTCGCCGAAGGACTCCTCCTCGTCACGGCCGAAGCTGAGGACCTCGTCCTCGCGCAGCCGGCGGAGCGACCGCCAGATGCTCGACTTCACCGTGCCGACACTGATGTCGAGGATGGACGCGATCTCCGGGTCCGTGCGGCCCTCGTAGTAGCGGAGGACCAGCATCGTGCGCTGGAGTTCCGGCAGCCGCGCGAGGGCCTGCCAGAGCACCGCGCGCAGCTCCGTGCCGCGCATCGCGTCCGTGTCGCCCACCGTCTCCGGCAGCTCCTCGGTCGGGTACTCGTTGAGCTTGCGCCTGCGCCAGGCGCTGATGTGCAGATTGGTCATGGTGCGGCGGAGGTATCCGCCGACCGCCGCCTTGTCACTGATCCTGTCCCACGCCCGGTACGTCGAGAAGAGGGCGCTCTGCAGCAGGT includes these proteins:
- a CDS encoding PH domain-containing protein is translated as MTSPTPPAEPAYADRTFRSVAGLVSGALLILLVGWIGGDAVVRGHGWVPWQALAALLTLIPLIVAFTLRPAVFADEERIRIRNPFRTIVLPWTDVSDVRASYSSELFTQDGRKYQLWAVPVSLRERKRAARKATREAHDDPYGRTSVHADVRDMQARAAAADQSVRDLRELAERAGRRDEEAVTTASVRWAYEVIAPAVVGAVLLVVLLAIA
- the deoC gene encoding deoxyribose-phosphate aldolase — its product is MPTTAPAFADATASDSALRRFLHGLPGVDTVGLEARAASLGTRSIKTTAKAYAIDLAISMIDLTTLEGADTPGKVRALAAKAVNPDPTDRTTPRTAAVCVYPDMAATAAAALAGSGVKVASVATAFPAGRAALDVKLADVRDAVAAGADEIDMVIDRGAFLSGRYLKVYEEILAVRAECGSARLKVIFETGELSTYDNIRRASWLGMLAGADFIKTSTGKVGTNATPANTLLMLEAVRDFREQTGVQIGVKPAGGIRTSKDAIKFLVLVNETAGEDWLDNHWFRFGASSLLNDLLMQRQKLSTGRYSGPDYVTVD
- a CDS encoding aldehyde dehydrogenase family protein; the protein is MASAFDYAPAPESRSVVDIAPSYGLFIDGEFTEAADGKVFKTVSPSSEEVLSEVARAGAEDVDRAVKAARRAFEKWSALPGSERAKYLFRIARIIQERSRELAVLETLDNGKPIKETRDADLPLVAAHFFYYAGWADKLDHAGYGADPRPLGVAGQIIPWNFPLLMLAWKIAPALATGNTVVLKPAETTPLSALFFADICRQAGLPKGVVNILTGYGDAGSALVEHPDVNKVAFTGSTAVGKAIARQIAGTGKKATLELGGKGANIVFDDAPVDQAVEGIVNGIFFNQGQVCCAGSRLLVQESVQDEVLHSLKRRLSTLRLGDPLDKNTDIGAINSEEQLSRITALVETGEAEGAERWSAPCELPSSGYWFAPTLFTGVTQAHRVARDEIFGPVLSVLSFRTPDEAVAKANNSQYGLSAGIWTEKGSRILAVANKLRAGVVWANTFNKFDPTSPFGGYKESGFGREGGRHGLEAYLDV
- a CDS encoding aldehyde dehydrogenase family protein yields the protein MSDGRLSVFKTYKLYVGGKFPRSESGRVYEVTDSKGRWLANAPQSSRKDARDAVVAARKAFGGWSGATAYNRGQVLYRVAEMLEGRREQFVREVADAEGLSKSKAAAVVDAAIDRWVWYAGWTDKIGQIVGGANPVAGPYFNLSTPEPTGVVTVLAPQESSFLGLISVIAPVIATGNTAVVIASADAPLPALSLGEVLATSDLPGGVVNILSGKTAELAAPLASHQDVNAIDLTGAVAGSELAKDLEIAAADNVKRVLRPQAVDSADWTADPGTRRLTAFLETKTVWHPTGALGASGSSY
- a CDS encoding uridine kinase, which produces MLDTNRTSRGSPARVNASHFCSVSSQPIPTRVVLLAGPSGSGKSSLAARTGLPVLRLDDFYKEGNDPTLPLVTGSTDIDWDSARSWDADGAVAAIAELCRTGRTNVPVYDIATSSRVDREALDIERTPLFVAEGIFAADIVERCQELGLLADALCLRGRPSTTFRRRLLRDLREGRKSVPFLLRRGWRLMRAERRIVARQTALGAYPCGKAEALGRLAAAAAGRCRRTTAAAASPAPPAP
- a CDS encoding SigE family RNA polymerase sigma factor; the protein is MNALHSTTSSAVVTRLHDVGRSPEKSGAGGGRGCFRGAGRQHSSYLTMVDAPTGGNGGHGGNGANGETAYGEVTGERKPLERTEDAEAAFTAYVQERRASLYATAYHLTGDRFEAEDLLQSALFSTYRAWDRISDKAAVGGYLRRTMTNLHISAWRRRKLNEYPTEELPETVGDTDAMRGTELRAVLWQALARLPELQRTMLVLRYYEGRTDPEIASILDISVGTVKSSIWRSLRRLREDEVLSFGRDEEESFGELVA